Proteins encoded within one genomic window of Chelatococcus sp. HY11:
- a CDS encoding L,D-transpeptidase — translation MAMRLSAALVLICGTVLHGAPALAAPEAGTDRAQAVGVDAPPADKPKTTAAISDPLPTTREEWVAVTRAATFPRALPKQSQVSPAIVKLQIMLDRVHASPGVIDGHLGSNVAKAISAFQTMRNLPVNGVLNQAIWDILERETPEPPLMAYAIAVEDVAGPFVPDMPKDYGALATRYRLAYRNPVELLAEKFHMDEDLLRRLNPGATFETPGETIVVADVRQKKARAKVAKLVADKSTKQLLGYSATGELVVAYPATIGSRDLPSPTGVHLIGAIAVNPEYWYRPAVNFQQGDNTKALRIAPGPNNPVGSVWIGLDKPTYGIHGTPEPSRIDKTNSHGCIRLTNWDVEELVKLVQPGVPVEFLDGVEVTSSIR, via the coding sequence ATGGCGATGCGTTTGAGTGCTGCCCTCGTTCTGATCTGCGGTACCGTTCTCCATGGCGCTCCGGCGCTCGCGGCGCCGGAGGCCGGCACGGATCGCGCTCAGGCCGTCGGCGTGGACGCCCCTCCCGCTGACAAGCCGAAAACAACGGCCGCCATAAGCGATCCGCTTCCCACGACGCGTGAGGAATGGGTCGCCGTGACACGCGCCGCGACCTTTCCGCGCGCACTGCCGAAGCAGTCCCAGGTCAGCCCCGCGATCGTGAAGCTGCAGATCATGCTCGATCGTGTGCATGCATCCCCTGGCGTGATTGACGGGCATCTCGGCAGCAACGTCGCGAAGGCCATTTCCGCTTTCCAGACCATGCGGAACCTGCCGGTCAACGGCGTCCTCAACCAGGCCATCTGGGACATCCTGGAGCGGGAGACCCCTGAGCCGCCGCTGATGGCCTATGCGATCGCGGTCGAGGATGTCGCTGGGCCATTCGTGCCGGACATGCCGAAGGACTACGGCGCGTTGGCGACACGCTATCGGCTTGCCTATCGCAATCCTGTGGAACTGCTCGCCGAGAAATTCCACATGGACGAAGACCTGTTGCGGCGCCTCAATCCCGGAGCGACGTTTGAGACGCCGGGTGAGACGATCGTCGTCGCCGACGTCCGTCAGAAAAAGGCGCGCGCCAAGGTCGCGAAACTGGTCGCGGACAAATCGACCAAGCAACTGCTCGGCTACAGCGCGACGGGCGAACTCGTCGTCGCCTATCCCGCGACGATCGGTAGCCGCGACCTTCCATCGCCCACCGGCGTGCACCTGATTGGGGCGATCGCCGTCAATCCGGAATACTGGTATCGGCCCGCGGTCAATTTCCAGCAGGGCGACAACACGAAGGCACTCCGCATCGCCCCAGGTCCGAACAACCCCGTCGGGTCGGTCTGGATCGGCCTGGACAAACCGACCTACGGCATTCACGGGACCCCGGAACCGAGCCGCATCGACAAGACGAATAGCCATGGCTGCATCAGGCTGACCAATTGGGACGTGGAGGAACTGGTCAAGCTGGTGCAGCCGGGGGTCCCCGTTGAATTCCTCGACGGCGTGGAAGTCACCAGTTCCATCCGATAA
- a CDS encoding tartrate dehydrogenase, which yields MKTYRLAVIPGDGVGKEVIAAGIEVLETLAQREGSFAFAFDHFDWGSDYYKQHGRMMPDDGLARIADCDAIYFGAVGAPDVPDHVTLWGLRLAICQPFDQYANVRPTRILPGIRTPLRDIDDKALDWVIVRENSEGEYAGQGGRSHRGLPEEIATEVSIFTRAGVTRIMRYAFALAQSRPRKLLTVVTKSNAQRHGMVLWDEIAAEVARDFPDVTWDKMLVDAMTIRMTLKPESLDTIVATNLHADILSDLAAALAGSIGIAPTANLNPERRFPSMFEPIHGSAFDIMGKGIANPIATFWSTVMMLDHLGEPTAAARLMRAIERVTADPGLHTPDLGGKASTRDVTRALCEVLRGDNTALG from the coding sequence ATGAAAACCTACAGGCTCGCAGTCATTCCCGGCGACGGCGTCGGCAAGGAGGTCATCGCGGCCGGTATAGAGGTGCTCGAGACGCTTGCCCAGCGAGAAGGCAGCTTCGCCTTCGCTTTCGACCATTTCGACTGGGGATCGGACTACTACAAGCAGCACGGCCGTATGATGCCGGATGATGGGCTGGCGCGGATCGCCGATTGCGACGCCATATATTTCGGCGCGGTCGGCGCTCCGGATGTACCGGACCACGTCACTCTCTGGGGCCTTCGGCTCGCAATCTGCCAGCCGTTCGACCAATATGCGAACGTGCGACCGACACGCATCCTGCCGGGCATTCGCACGCCCTTGCGCGACATCGACGACAAGGCCCTCGATTGGGTCATCGTACGCGAGAACTCCGAGGGAGAATATGCCGGCCAGGGCGGGCGCTCGCATCGCGGCCTGCCGGAGGAGATCGCCACCGAGGTCTCCATCTTCACCCGCGCTGGCGTCACCCGCATCATGCGTTATGCCTTCGCGCTGGCCCAGTCGCGGCCGCGCAAGCTCCTGACGGTCGTGACGAAATCCAACGCGCAGCGGCACGGCATGGTGCTGTGGGACGAAATCGCGGCCGAGGTTGCCCGCGACTTTCCCGACGTCACCTGGGACAAGATGCTGGTCGACGCGATGACCATCCGCATGACACTGAAGCCGGAGAGCCTCGATACGATCGTCGCCACAAATCTGCACGCCGACATCCTGTCGGATCTCGCGGCGGCGCTGGCCGGCTCGATCGGCATCGCCCCGACCGCCAATCTCAATCCGGAGCGCCGTTTCCCCTCCATGTTCGAGCCGATCCATGGTTCAGCCTTCGACATCATGGGCAAAGGCATCGCCAACCCCATAGCCACCTTCTGGTCGACGGTGATGATGCTGGACCATCTCGGTGAGCCGACGGCGGCCGCGCGTCTCATGCGCGCGATCGAGCGCGTCACCGCGGACCCCGGGCTGCACACACCGGATCTTGGCGGCAAGGCGTCAACCCGCGACGTCACCCGCGCGCTCTGCGAGGTGCTGCGGGGCGACAATACGGCGCTTGGCTAA
- the pxpB gene encoding 5-oxoprolinase subunit PxpB, with product MSSTPTTYPRVRPCGDTALTVEFGDAVDPALNAKVLALDEALKARPLAGVVETVPTYRSLLVHLDPVAADPAALAEALLALAADPPPGEASARRWRIPVVYGGEFGADLADVAAQHGLSQSALIEAHCAPVYRVYMIGFLPGFTYLGGLDPGLATSRRAEPRALIPASSVIIGGAQAAISSIAGPSGWHLLGRTPVRPYQPGRDPAFLIAAGDEIVFEPVAADRWLALDKAAGAGEPVADLVTS from the coding sequence ATGTCCTCCACCCCAACCACCTATCCGCGCGTGCGCCCATGCGGCGATACAGCCCTGACCGTCGAATTCGGCGACGCGGTCGATCCCGCTCTCAACGCCAAGGTCCTGGCGCTTGACGAGGCCCTGAAGGCACGGCCTCTCGCCGGCGTTGTCGAGACGGTGCCGACCTATCGTTCGCTGCTCGTCCATTTGGACCCGGTCGCGGCGGACCCTGCGGCGTTGGCTGAGGCGCTTCTCGCGCTCGCGGCCGACCCGCCGCCCGGTGAGGCGAGTGCGCGGCGCTGGCGCATTCCCGTCGTCTACGGCGGTGAATTCGGGGCGGATCTTGCTGATGTCGCGGCCCAGCACGGTCTCTCACAGTCGGCGCTGATCGAGGCCCATTGCGCGCCGGTCTATCGCGTCTACATGATCGGCTTCCTGCCCGGCTTCACCTATCTGGGCGGCCTCGATCCCGGGCTCGCCACATCGCGGCGGGCGGAGCCGCGTGCGCTCATCCCCGCAAGCTCGGTCATCATCGGGGGCGCGCAGGCGGCGATCAGTTCGATCGCCGGGCCGAGCGGCTGGCATCTTCTGGGGCGAACCCCCGTCCGGCCCTATCAACCCGGCCGTGATCCCGCCTTCCTGATCGCGGCGGGTGACGAGATCGTGTTCGAGCCGGTCGCGGCCGACCGTTGGCTGGCCCTCGACAAGGCCGCCGGCGCCGGCGAGCCAGTCGCGGATCTGGTGACATCGTGA
- a CDS encoding biotin-dependent carboxyltransferase family protein, which yields MSALILRDCGPATSLQDGGRFGYQRFGVSPAGAMDRSGLAVANVLVGNAAEVAAIEFMVQGGSLISEGGSVHLALAGGGATLAVDGKPVEPLTSVLLHDGEVLTVSACRAGLYAYLAVAGGFDAAPELGSLSLHRRSGMGGLVGRPLAAGDRLPCAVAGQARSSRITEGPPVEEGPIRVVLGPQDDYFEPATIARFLGESYRVSPRIDRMGYQLEGPKLITARGHNIVSDGIVSGHVQVPGHGQPIVLMRDRQTTGGYPKIATVISADLDRLAQSMPGTELTFRAIGQDEAVRLARQHRAAIAALGDRLKPARPELDSRRLLALNLISGVVDGRYPVEDS from the coding sequence GTGAGCGCTCTTATTCTGCGCGATTGCGGGCCAGCGACATCCCTTCAGGATGGCGGGCGGTTCGGCTACCAGCGCTTCGGCGTGTCCCCGGCCGGCGCGATGGACCGGTCTGGGCTCGCGGTTGCCAATGTGCTGGTCGGAAACGCCGCCGAGGTCGCCGCCATCGAGTTCATGGTGCAGGGAGGCTCACTGATCTCAGAGGGTGGGTCTGTTCACTTGGCGCTCGCCGGTGGCGGCGCGACGCTTGCCGTGGATGGCAAGCCGGTCGAGCCGCTCACCTCCGTTTTGCTGCATGACGGCGAGGTGCTGACGGTGAGTGCGTGCCGCGCCGGGCTCTATGCCTATCTGGCGGTAGCGGGTGGCTTCGATGCGGCGCCTGAACTTGGCAGCCTCTCCCTGCATCGTCGCTCGGGCATGGGCGGCCTTGTCGGCCGGCCGCTTGCAGCCGGCGACCGATTGCCCTGCGCCGTCGCGGGGCAGGCCCGGTCAAGTCGGATCACGGAGGGGCCGCCTGTCGAGGAAGGCCCGATCCGTGTTGTTCTCGGCCCGCAGGACGACTATTTCGAGCCGGCGACAATCGCTCGCTTTCTCGGGGAGAGCTATAGGGTCTCCCCACGTATCGACCGGATGGGCTATCAACTCGAGGGGCCGAAGCTCATCACCGCACGTGGCCACAATATCGTATCCGACGGCATCGTCAGCGGCCATGTGCAGGTGCCGGGGCATGGCCAGCCGATCGTGCTGATGCGCGACCGGCAGACGACGGGCGGCTACCCGAAAATCGCGACGGTGATAAGCGCCGATCTTGATCGTCTGGCGCAATCCATGCCCGGCACGGAGCTGACGTTCCGGGCGATCGGGCAGGACGAGGCGGTGCGATTGGCCCGCCAGCATCGCGCCGCCATCGCCGCGCTTGGCGACCGCCTGAAGCCCGCCCGCCCCGAGCTCGACTCGCGCCGGCTACTCGCGCTGAACCTCATCAGCGGTGTGGTCGACGGCCGATATCCTGTGGAGGACAGTTGA
- a CDS encoding GntR family transcriptional regulator encodes MTAPQDDIETLGFRPLYRQVRDRLIRNLVDGVWAPGEALPSEMQLAADLGVSQGTVRKALDAMAAENLVVRRQGRGTFVARHDEERILFQFFKLVPDSGPPSFPDSRVLSLSQGRADANERSLFALAPGSRVIRIKRVRSIENRPVIAEAITLPAALFPDLAGMAVPNNLYGLYAMHYGITIANTQEKLKAVGASADDAAILGIAPGGPVLQIDRLALALDKTPVERRLSICVTHDLHYLSDLS; translated from the coding sequence ATGACAGCGCCTCAGGACGACATCGAAACGCTGGGCTTTCGCCCGCTCTACCGCCAGGTCCGCGACCGGCTCATCCGCAATCTGGTCGATGGCGTCTGGGCGCCCGGAGAGGCGCTGCCCAGCGAGATGCAGCTCGCGGCCGATCTCGGCGTGAGCCAGGGCACCGTGCGCAAGGCGCTCGATGCGATGGCGGCCGAAAATCTCGTCGTACGCCGCCAGGGCCGAGGCACCTTCGTCGCGCGCCATGATGAAGAGCGCATCCTCTTCCAGTTTTTCAAGCTGGTCCCCGACAGCGGCCCGCCAAGCTTTCCCGATAGCCGGGTGCTGTCCCTGTCTCAGGGACGCGCCGATGCCAACGAGCGCTCCCTGTTCGCCCTTGCGCCGGGAAGCCGGGTCATCCGCATCAAACGCGTTCGATCGATAGAGAACCGGCCCGTCATCGCCGAGGCGATCACGCTTCCCGCGGCGCTCTTTCCCGATCTCGCGGGCATGGCCGTGCCGAACAATCTCTACGGTCTCTACGCCATGCACTACGGCATCACGATCGCCAATACGCAGGAAAAGCTCAAAGCTGTCGGCGCTTCCGCCGACGACGCCGCCATCCTCGGCATCGCCCCCGGCGGGCCTGTCCTGCAGATCGACCGACTTGCGCTCGCCCTCGACAAGACCCCCGTCGAAAGGCGGCTCAGTATCTGCGTGACGCATGATCTGCACTATCTGTCGGATTTGAGCTGA
- a CDS encoding tripartite tricarboxylate transporter substrate-binding protein, translated as MRILMQVIGAGLMAVVTASGAVQAQSYPSRAITLVVPFAAGGPSDAIARLVGQSMSETLGQQVVIENVAGAGGTSGAARVAKADPDGYTLLIHHVALAAGASLYPKLTYDTATAFAPVGLVNSGPMVLMSKKDYPATDAAALTAKLKADGLKATLAHAGVGSNSHLCTLLLQKALGVTFTQVAYRGTGPAMNDLMSGQVDVLCDQSTTAVPQIDGNTVKGFAVTSKERLPVLKDLPTLQETGLKDFAFTIWHGLYAPAGTPPDVVTKLNAALLKALDDKTVQTRFAEVGTQLFPAAERTPAAHQAQFAKEIATWRAVIGETEVKN; from the coding sequence ATGCGAATATTGATGCAGGTCATTGGGGCCGGCCTAATGGCGGTGGTGACGGCGAGTGGCGCGGTCCAGGCGCAATCCTATCCCTCACGAGCGATAACGCTGGTCGTTCCCTTCGCGGCGGGAGGGCCTAGCGATGCGATCGCGCGCCTCGTCGGCCAATCAATGTCGGAAACGCTCGGGCAGCAGGTCGTGATCGAGAATGTCGCCGGAGCCGGCGGCACCTCGGGCGCCGCGCGGGTCGCCAAGGCGGATCCCGATGGTTATACGCTTCTCATCCACCATGTCGCGCTCGCGGCCGGCGCCTCGCTTTATCCCAAGCTCACCTATGACACGGCAACGGCCTTCGCGCCGGTCGGACTTGTCAATTCCGGGCCGATGGTCCTGATGTCGAAAAAAGACTATCCGGCGACCGATGCGGCGGCCCTCACAGCCAAATTGAAGGCGGACGGGTTGAAGGCGACGCTCGCCCACGCCGGCGTCGGATCGAACTCCCATCTGTGCACGCTGCTTTTGCAGAAGGCACTGGGCGTGACATTCACACAGGTTGCCTATCGCGGCACCGGCCCCGCCATGAACGACCTGATGAGCGGGCAGGTCGATGTGCTCTGCGACCAGTCGACGACCGCTGTCCCGCAGATCGACGGCAATACCGTCAAAGGTTTCGCGGTGACGTCGAAGGAACGGCTTCCCGTGCTCAAGGATTTGCCGACATTGCAGGAGACCGGGCTCAAGGATTTCGCTTTCACCATCTGGCATGGGTTATATGCCCCCGCGGGGACCCCGCCCGACGTCGTGACCAAGCTCAACGCGGCGCTCCTGAAGGCGCTGGACGACAAGACCGTGCAGACTCGCTTCGCGGAAGTCGGCACGCAGCTGTTCCCGGCGGCGGAGCGCACACCGGCGGCCCATCAGGCCCAATTCGCCAAGGAGATCGCGACCTGGCGCGCTGTCATCGGTGAGACTGAAGTGAAGAACTGA
- a CDS encoding Ldh family oxidoreductase codes for MPVLSLAEARDLVAAALVRSRVNGANAASVARALVAAEADGLKGHGLSRVPSYAAQAKVGKVDGFARPAVTRPAPAVVAVDAAHGFAYPALDAARDALPAVARGEGVAVAPIRRSHHCGAAGHAVEKLAEAGLVALIFANTPAAIAPWGGSRAVFGTNPIAFACPLENAAPIVVDLSVSKVARGNILAAKQKGEAIPAGWALDASGQPTTDPDAALKGTMLPLGDAKGTALALMVELLAAGLTGAHYAAEASSFLDAEGPPPDTGQLILALDPTRLGGPNAMARFAVLAEAITAQDGTRLPGARRLTLRAKAEKDGLTVADGLLAEILGL; via the coding sequence ATGCCTGTCCTGTCACTCGCGGAAGCGCGGGATCTCGTCGCCGCGGCGCTTGTCCGCTCCCGCGTCAACGGGGCCAATGCCGCGAGCGTCGCCCGCGCTCTGGTCGCCGCCGAGGCGGACGGATTGAAAGGCCATGGGCTGTCGCGCGTACCAAGCTATGCAGCCCAGGCCAAGGTCGGCAAGGTGGATGGCTTTGCCCGTCCCGCCGTCACGCGGCCGGCTCCCGCCGTAGTCGCCGTCGATGCCGCCCACGGCTTCGCCTACCCCGCCCTTGACGCCGCGCGCGACGCGCTGCCCGCCGTCGCGCGGGGCGAGGGCGTCGCCGTCGCGCCCATCCGCCGCTCGCACCATTGCGGTGCCGCCGGCCACGCCGTCGAGAAACTGGCGGAAGCCGGGCTTGTCGCCCTCATCTTCGCCAACACGCCGGCCGCCATCGCGCCCTGGGGCGGTTCCCGCGCGGTCTTCGGCACCAATCCCATAGCCTTCGCCTGCCCGCTCGAGAACGCCGCCCCGATCGTCGTCGATCTCTCCGTATCAAAGGTGGCGCGCGGTAATATTCTCGCGGCCAAACAGAAGGGCGAGGCCATCCCCGCCGGCTGGGCGCTCGACGCGTCCGGGCAGCCGACGACCGATCCGGACGCGGCGCTCAAGGGCACGATGCTGCCGCTCGGCGATGCCAAGGGCACGGCGCTCGCGCTGATGGTGGAGTTGCTGGCCGCCGGCCTCACCGGAGCCCATTATGCCGCCGAGGCCTCCTCTTTTCTCGATGCCGAGGGGCCTCCACCAGACACCGGGCAACTGATCCTCGCGCTCGATCCCACCCGCCTCGGAGGGCCGAACGCCATGGCGCGTTTCGCCGTGCTCGCTGAAGCGATCACCGCGCAGGACGGTACCCGGTTGCCGGGTGCCCGCCGCCTCACCCTCCGCGCCAAGGCTGAAAAGGACGGCCTGACGGTCGCCGACGGCCTCCTTGCCGAGATCCTGGGGCTTTAG
- a CDS encoding hydroxyacid dehydrogenase: MIVISEFMDEEAIRSGLEGFEVLYDPSLVDRPDDLAVVLGQADALIVRNRTQVRGALLDAARNLKAVGRLGVGLDNIDVAACKARRIAVYPASGANDVSVAEYVIATAMLLLRGAYGASAEVASGAWPRNALIGREIAGKRLGLVGFGAIARETAKRAAALGMTIAAYDPYLPPSAEAWKQPWGPVEAQPLNALLAQADVVSLHVPLTDETHGLIDGNAIALMKKGALVINAARGGVVDEGAIAAALRAGHLGGAALDVFAEEPLTADHGSIFAGTPNLILTPHIAGVTVESNVRVSWVTVDNIRRHLTAA, from the coding sequence ATGATCGTGATCAGCGAATTCATGGATGAAGAGGCTATCCGCAGTGGCCTCGAGGGGTTCGAGGTCCTTTACGATCCCAGTCTCGTCGACCGTCCGGACGATCTGGCGGTCGTCCTCGGCCAGGCTGACGCGCTCATCGTCCGCAACCGCACACAGGTGCGTGGCGCCCTGCTCGACGCCGCGCGCAATCTCAAGGCTGTCGGCCGGCTTGGCGTCGGCCTCGACAATATCGACGTGGCGGCTTGCAAGGCACGCCGCATCGCCGTCTATCCGGCTTCCGGCGCCAACGACGTGTCGGTTGCGGAATATGTGATCGCCACGGCGATGCTGCTTCTGCGGGGCGCTTATGGCGCCAGCGCCGAGGTCGCGTCCGGGGCATGGCCGCGCAATGCCCTCATCGGCCGCGAGATAGCTGGCAAGCGGCTCGGCCTCGTCGGCTTCGGCGCGATTGCCCGGGAAACCGCGAAGCGCGCGGCCGCGCTCGGCATGACGATCGCCGCTTATGATCCCTATCTGCCGCCGTCCGCCGAAGCCTGGAAGCAACCCTGGGGGCCTGTCGAGGCGCAGCCCCTGAATGCGCTTCTGGCGCAGGCGGACGTGGTGTCGCTGCACGTGCCACTGACCGATGAAACGCATGGACTGATCGACGGGAACGCCATCGCCCTGATGAAGAAGGGTGCCCTCGTCATCAATGCGGCACGGGGCGGGGTGGTGGATGAAGGTGCCATAGCCGCCGCGCTCCGCGCCGGCCATCTCGGCGGCGCGGCGCTCGACGTCTTCGCGGAAGAACCGCTCACGGCCGATCACGGCTCAATATTCGCGGGCACCCCGAACCTCATCTTGACGCCCCATATCGCCGGGGTGACGGTGGAATCGAATGTTCGTGTCTCGTGGGTGACGGTGGACAATATCCGCCGCCATCTCACCGCGGCATAA
- a CDS encoding UxaA family hydrolase, which produces MQSNSEAAIAASTAQTKALFANGDYSKLTFHGWKRENGRVGVRNHVVILPLDDLSNAACEAVANAIKGTMALPHAYGRLQFGEDLDVFFRTLIGVGSNPNVAAVVVIGIEEGWTKRVVDGIAKTGKPVTGFGIEGHGDIATIARASYVAKQYLQWATELQREEFPINELWVSTKCGESDTTTGLSSCPTVGNMYDKLIPNGIYGVFGETSEITGAEHLCKARAATPELGERWYKMWKAYQDDVIEAHKTDDLSDSQPTKGNIAGGLTTIEEKALGNLEKIGRNSKFIDILEPAEAPAKGPGLYYMDTSSAAAECVTLMAAGGYVVHTFPTGQGNVIGNPILPVIKITGNPKTMRTMSEHIDLDVTGILRRDQTLDSAGDALISMIQRTANGRLTAAESLGHREFVMTKLYRSA; this is translated from the coding sequence ATGCAGAGCAATTCGGAAGCCGCGATCGCCGCTTCAACCGCCCAGACAAAAGCCCTGTTTGCCAACGGCGACTACAGCAAGCTGACCTTCCATGGCTGGAAACGCGAAAACGGGCGCGTCGGCGTGCGCAACCACGTCGTCATCCTGCCGCTGGATGATCTCTCCAATGCCGCCTGCGAGGCGGTCGCCAACGCGATCAAGGGTACGATGGCGCTGCCGCATGCCTACGGCCGCCTGCAATTCGGCGAGGACCTCGATGTCTTCTTCCGCACACTGATCGGCGTTGGCTCCAATCCGAACGTCGCGGCTGTGGTCGTCATCGGCATCGAGGAGGGCTGGACCAAAAGGGTGGTCGACGGCATCGCCAAGACCGGCAAGCCCGTGACGGGCTTCGGCATCGAGGGTCATGGCGACATCGCGACGATCGCACGCGCCTCTTATGTCGCCAAGCAATATCTGCAATGGGCGACCGAGCTGCAGCGGGAGGAATTTCCCATCAACGAGCTCTGGGTTTCCACCAAATGCGGGGAATCCGATACCACGACCGGCCTGTCGTCCTGCCCCACCGTCGGCAACATGTATGACAAGCTGATCCCGAACGGCATCTATGGCGTTTTCGGAGAGACCTCCGAAATCACCGGCGCCGAGCATCTCTGCAAGGCGCGCGCCGCGACGCCCGAGCTTGGCGAACGCTGGTACAAGATGTGGAAGGCCTATCAGGACGACGTGATCGAGGCGCACAAGACCGATGACCTCTCCGACAGCCAGCCGACCAAGGGCAATATCGCCGGCGGGCTGACGACCATCGAGGAAAAGGCGCTCGGCAATCTTGAAAAGATCGGCCGCAATTCGAAGTTCATCGATATCCTCGAGCCGGCCGAGGCGCCCGCGAAGGGCCCTGGCCTCTACTACATGGACACGTCGTCAGCGGCCGCTGAATGCGTCACGCTCATGGCGGCGGGCGGCTATGTCGTTCATACCTTCCCGACGGGCCAGGGCAATGTGATCGGCAATCCGATCCTGCCGGTCATCAAGATCACCGGAAATCCGAAGACCATGCGCACCATGTCCGAGCATATCGACCTTGACGTGACCGGCATCCTCCGTCGCGACCAGACACTGGATAGCGCCGGCGATGCCCTGATCAGCATGATCCAGCGCACGGCCAACGGCCGGCTCACCGCAGCCGAATCCCTCGGCCACCGCGAATTCGTGATGACGAAGCTCTATCGGAGCGCCTGA
- a CDS encoding UxaA family hydrolase, with protein sequence MSIPQCLVHTPQDSCGVVVVEDLKAGTEMLCLITENDTTFTLTAAHDVPIGHKVALKDIRAGDTILKYGEDIGKAIANIGKGEHLHVHNVKTKRW encoded by the coding sequence ATGAGCATTCCGCAATGCCTCGTTCACACGCCCCAGGACAGCTGTGGGGTTGTGGTCGTCGAAGATCTGAAGGCCGGCACTGAAATGCTGTGCCTGATCACGGAGAACGACACGACCTTCACCCTCACGGCGGCCCATGACGTGCCGATCGGCCACAAGGTCGCCCTCAAGGACATCCGGGCCGGCGATACCATTCTCAAATACGGCGAGGACATCGGCAAGGCCATCGCCAACATCGGCAAGGGCGAACACCTGCACGTCCATAACGTCAAGACAAAGCGCTGGTGA